The following proteins are co-located in the Besnoitia besnoiti strain Bb-Ger1 chromosome Unknown contig00007, whole genome shotgun sequence genome:
- a CDS encoding putative M phase phosphoprotein MPP10 (encoded by transcript BESB_072880): MAPEQSGVSAVLPSRARAADGAAEAPAGVPVGRSEKEASPEEAWLDAVAEEPLCLLLSEGETLSQRRRALEMTLRHLDSLIQSTGAGTAVVGGCGARAPRSFTSLLLRNLSRGGESDAEDEADAQGEEAGGSRGEGALAAPAREAASADVSVQHVWALIDAEGKRLLRKLRKKVKDLHTAEMTSRRGLKRSRKQRRRRAEDADDGRPSAAPEFFQDAAEGRRWQDRFLWLLPFEEEEIQESDSDREADDEETPSEDDEEGQSDNDASPARRVGAGSESEGEEDAAEDAASDSEVDASDAESEAAEGEEGADETQKVEEDQFFSMEAMRRFILQEEEKERKRQDAEKDKSLASADELDEDDGEDVDMLLEEAEDDDEEARNLKYSDFFDAPSGEGLGDDDRVSSAKRRKRATRVSDDEDSQDEDACEEEEEGFKFEDGEMDEEERRLQRELDRLERRLREDAEEARQQRREKGKKGADAEGNSDEEGASDASSAFSDAAEDDDRGEDRKNLRHASLREVMAHSAALQSDIDKLEQELVAKKAWNLQGEAWAKQRPRNALLDVGPLDLPLLTSSVKDDQAAELDDRLGTLGEEETDEEQGGTQKISKLSEYIEKILRQRIEENLFDDVIRRAVVPPNQMKKGDDATVELDMEKSKVGLGDLYAMEYEQKLMGGAGGSGKVSAEEKQKAELLEMFGELMYKLDCLSNMSFRPAPPAVAEKAKLGSGDGGVAAVQVEEAVPVLHSDALRKAPEELRKAPKQKDKSEMTQAERKAERRNKKERRRKRVLGQVRRGELTKEGLKERETKIAAKNKQQKENRLSKKQTGLTQQEAIAELRKNQRRVKIQELLSDAMKAARSERRQKAGSK; this comes from the coding sequence ATGGCTCCAGAACagagcggcgtctccgccgtccttccttcgcgcgcgagggcggccgaTGGCGCAGCGGAAGCTCCAGCGGGGGTCCCTGTGGGTCGCTCAGAGAAGGAAGCCTCGCCTGAGGAAGCGTGGCtggacgcggtcgcggaggagcCCCTCTGTCTGTTGCTGAGTGAAGGCGAAACGCTGTCGCAACGCAGGAGAGCCCTGGAGATGACACTTCGCCACCTGGACAGTCTGATTCAGTCGACTGGAGCCGGCACCGCGGTtgtcggcggctgcggagcgcgGGCACCTAGGTCCTTCacttcgctgctgctgcggaatTTGAGCCGCGgtggcgagagcgacgcagaggacgaggcggatgcgcagggcgaagaggcgggtgggagccgcggagagggcgcgctggcagcgcctgcgcgcgaggctgcgtcgGCGGACGTGTCCGTGCAGCACGTTTGGGCCCTCATTGATGCGGAGGGGAAacggctgctgcggaagcTGAGAAAGAAGGTGAAGGACCTGCACACGGCAGAAATGACCAGCCGACGAGGCCTGAAGCGGAGTCgaaagcagcggcgccgacgggcggaagacgcggacgacggcaGGCCGTCTGCCGCACCAGAGTTCTTCCAGGATGCCGCAGAGGGCCGGCGGTGGCAAGACCGGTTCCTTTGGCTGCTTCCCttcgaagaggaagaaatcCAGGAGAGCGACTccgacagagaggcagacgacgaagagacgccATCGGAGGACGATGAAGAGGGACAAAGCGACAATGACGCCAGTCCGGCTAGGCGGGTGGGAGCCGGCAGCGAATccgagggggaggaggatgctgcggaagacgcggcgtCTGACTCTGAGGTCGACGCAAGCGACGCGGAAAGTGAAGctgccgaaggcgaggaaggggcAGATGAGACGCAGAAGGTGGAGGAGGACCAGTTTTTCTCCATGGAAGCCATGCGACGTTTCATCCtccaagaagaagagaaggagcgcaAGAGACAAGATGCGGAAAAGGACAAATCGCTCGCTTCCGCGGACGAATtggacgaggacgacggcgaggacgtTGACATGCTTCTGGAGGAAGCCGAGGATGatgacgaagaagcgcgaaaCCTGAAGTACTCAGACTTCTTCGATGCGCCGTCCGGCGAAGGtctcggcgacgacgacagagTTTCTTCGGCGAAGCGCAGGAAGAGAGCCACCAGGGTTTCCGATGACGAGGATTCGCAGGACGAGGACGCGtgtgaagaggaggaggaaggttTCAAGTTCGAGGATGGCGAGAtggacgaagaagagcggcgcctgcagcgggagCTAGACCGGCTGGAGCGTCGGCTCcgggaagacgcagaagaggcgcgtcAGCAGCGTCGCGAGAAGGGGAAaaaaggcgcagacgcggagggcaacagcgacgaagagggcgcCAGCGATGCCTCGAGTGCCTTTTCTGACGCAGCTGAGGACGACGACCGTGGCGAAGACCGCAAGAACCTCCGGcacgcttctctgcgcgaaGTCATGGCGCACTCCGCGGCTTTGCAAAGTGACATCGACAAGCTGGAGCAGGAGCTTGTGGCGAAGAAGGCTTGGAATCTTCAGGGAGAGGCCtgggcgaagcagcgcccTCGGAACGCGCTTCTCGATGTCGGGCCCCTCGATCTCCCTCTGCTGACATCTTCTGTGAAGGATGACCAGGCCGCGGAACTGGATGACAGGCTTGGAACGCTCGGTgaggaagagacagacgaagaGCAGGGCGGCACGCAGAAGATCAGCAAGCTCAGTGAGTACATTGAAAAGATCCTGAGGCAGCGCATCGAGGAGAATCTCTTTGATGATGTCAttcggcgcgccgtcgtcccGCCAAACCAAAtgaagaagggcgacgacgcgactGTGGAACTAGATATGGAGAAGAGCAAAGTCGGGTTGGGCGATCTGTACGCGATGGAATACGAGCAGAAGCTCATGGGAGGtgcgggcggcagcggaaaggtgtccgcagaagaaaagcagaaggcggagcTGCTGGAAATGTTTGGGGAGTTGATGTACAAGTTAGACTGCCTGAGCAACATGAGCTtccggcctgcgccgccagcggtagccgagaaggcgaagttaggcagcggagacggcggcgtcgccgcggttcAGGTAGAAGAGGCCGTGCCGGTGCTCCACAGCGATGCCTTGaggaaggcgccggaggagctCAGGAAGGCACCGAAGCAGAAAGACAAGAGCGAGATGACGCAGGCCGAGCGCAAGGCGGAGCGGCGGAACAAgaaggagcgacgccgcaagCGCGTGCTAGGGCAAGTcagacgcggagagctgACGAAGGAAGGCCTCAAGGAAAGGGAGACCAAGATTGCGGCGAAGAACAAACAACAAAAGGAGAACCGGCTCAGCAAGAAGCAGACTGGACTAACGCAACAGGAAGCCATTGCAGAGCTTAGAAAGAATCAGAGAAGAGTAAAGATCCAGGAACTCCTCAGCGATGCGATGAAAGCTGCGCGATCGGAACGCCGTCAGAAAGCGGGTTCCAAGTAG
- a CDS encoding fibrillarin (encoded by transcript BESB_072890): protein MHVASDGKSAPWRIFRGCFVGGRGGGGGFKASRGGGRGGGRGGRGGGRGRGGGRGGVGAKGGAQKVLVVPHRFEGIFMSKGKADSLVTRNMVPGESVYGEKRLEVAEEGGEKIEYRVWNPFRSKLGATIVGGVANMPIKPGSKVLYLGAANGTTVSHVSDIVGPEGVVYAVEFSHRSGRDLTNMAKKRQNIVPIVEDARQPLKYRMLVGMVDVIFADVAQPDQSRIVALNAHHFLKAGGWFVISIKANCVDSTAKPEAVFAAEVDKLRKEKCKPREQLTLEPYHRDHAVVIGQYRVSKKKD, encoded by the coding sequence ATGCACGTCGCGTCAGACGGAAAAAGTGCTCCGTGGCGAATTTTCCGTGGATGTTTCGTAGGAGGAAGAGGTGGCGGTGGAGGCTTCAAAGCGAGTCGCGGAGGAGGTCGAGGCGgaggtcgcggcggcaggggcggcggaagaggtcgaggcggaggccgaggcggtGTTGGCGCCAAAGGAGGAGCCCAGAAGGTTCTTGTTGTTCCCCACCGCTTCGAGGGTATCTTTATGTCTAAGGGAAAAGCGGACTCCCTTGTCACCCGCAACATGGTTCCGGGAGAATCTGTATATGGAGAGAAGCGACTAGAGGTCGCCGAGGAGGGTGGAGAGAAGATTGAGTACCGTGTGTGGAACCCGTTCAGGTCGAAGCTGGGAGCCACAATCGTCGGTGGTGTGGCTAACATGCCCATCAAGCCGGGCAGCAAGGTCCTGTATTTGGGTGCTGCTAATGGCACGACAGTTTCCCATGTGTCAGATATCGTTGGCCCCGAAGGGGTGGTGTACGCAGTTGAGTTTTCCCATCGCTCGGGTCGCGACCTCACGAACATGGCCAAGAAGAGGCAAAACATCGTTCCCATCGTGGAGGACGCTCGTCAGCCGCTGAAGTATCGCATGCTCGTTGGCATGGTTGACGTCATCTTTGCCGATGTCGCCCAGCCGGATCAATCCCGAATCGTTGCCCTGAACGCGCACCATTTCCTGAAGGCCGGGGGCTGGTTCGTTATTTCCATCAAAGCGAACTGTGTAGATTCCACTGCAAAGCCTGAGGCCGTTTTTGCTGCAGAGGTGGACAAGTTGAGGAAGGAGAAGTGCAAACCCAGAGAGCAGCTCACCCTGGAGCCGTACCACAGAGACCATGCAGTGGTCATTGGTCAGTACAGAGTCTCCAAGAAAAAGGACTGA
- a CDS encoding zinc finger, c2h2 type domain-containing protein (encoded by transcript BESB_072900): MSQETNPSERVAPPARSSSPKMFTCAVAGCGARFRKPAHLRRHASVHTEERPFNCPFCSASFKRDEHLRRHVAILHHTDGKLVLPEDPQGTSASSTSKSARDLQVPLAQTPISSGGRESDRCHLSVCPGRAETEDEDDERLRAAQRWRRAVPALETGGREAEPLPHEACSDETRQTQEHRRTGSRSEPTDQTEERRLSAATPPIESLAPYSPATGERGSRSFVCEKCGKSFRLKQHLRRHEKSHVGRHTCDQCGAVFAKKHQIRWHKMEHILTEGVRRKKENAECAKRAAEKPNSEDASGEAHEAAPLTPTSPEKLGRSESDESVQGVGFPCPHKDCDMIFFTRGQLYRHLRRVRERSCDYTCETCSETFVRFSSLVAHRRTVHPTNVHVCETCNKRYARISRLREHIRKRHAAEDRWLAGDEPDGDLNKAIEDPQDRWYSCPEPSCAAFFSTASNMRAHYRVKHLRLRAFSCEVCGASFGFKAVLRRHLIKIHGVRPPRSGGPLSPAVPPSVALPVRGPEQDCASWSLPEGCQASLQAPSSHPPPSSSALISSPASSAASWPPGGAARTASPDEAGIPPHQSSGDGSLLETCGAAPAPSPPQPSICFSGNARTSSGASSFSSAPSQGEETGAAAAGEGEGREAVEGHERERARHQRSAKGHRREKKRRVLLPDSERGDTSSHQGEAAGWVVDAVQVGLLSSMG, from the exons ATGTCGCAAGAAACGAATCCGTCTGAGAGGGTCGCGCCCCCAGCAAGGTCCTCTTCGCCGAAGATGTTCACCTGTGCGGTGGCGGGATGCGGCGCGCGCTTTCGAAAACCTGCACATCTCAGGCGCCACGCATCGGTCCATACAGAGGAG CGGCCCTTCAACTGCCCTTTCTGCTCCGCGTCATTCAAGAGAGACGAACACCTTCGGCGGCATGTAGCGATTCTCCACCACACAGACGGCAAGCTGGTGCTTCCTGAGGACCCGCAGGGGACTTCAGCTTCAAGTACCTCCAAATCTGCCCGCGACCTGCAAGTCCCTCTTGCTCAGACACCGATATCTTCGGGGGGGCGAGAATCTGACAGATGTCACCTGTCGGTCTGCCCAGGCAGAGCAGAaacagaggacgaagacgacgaacgcctgcgggcggcgcagagatgGAGGCGCGCCGTGCCGGCATTGGAAACTGGAGGCCGAGAGGCGGAGCCTCTGCCGCATGAGGCGTGTTCGGACGAAacaaggcagacgcaggaacACAGACGCACAGGCAGTCGCTCTGAGCCAACGGACCAAACAGAGGAAAGGCGTttgagcgccgcgacgccacCCATCGAGAGCTTAGCGCCTTATTCGCCAGCcacaggcgagcgcggctcgAGGTCTTTCGTGTGTGAGAAGTGCGGAAAGTCTTTCCGGTTGAAGCAACACCTTCGCCGACACGAGAAGAGCCACGTGGGGCGTCACACGTGCG ACCAATGCGGCGCAGTCTTCGCCAAGAAGCACCAGATCAGGTGGCACAAAATGGAGCACATCCTGACGGAGGGCGTCcggcgaaaaaaagaaaatgcAGAATGTGCGAAGAGGGCCGCAGAGAAACCGAACTCCGAGGACGCCAGTGGAGAGGCGCACGAGGCAGCGCCCCTCACGCCCACGAGTCCAGAGAAGCTTGGCCGCAGTGAATCAGATGAATCTGTCCAGGGCGTGGGATTTCCCTGCCCGCACAAGGACTGCGACATGATCTTCTTCACTCGCGGCCAACTATACAGACACCTGAGGAGAGTGCGCGAAA GGTCCTGCGACTATACATGCGAGACTTGCTCGGAGACGTTTGTCCGCTTCTCGTCGCTCGTGGCTCACCGACGGACTGTGCACCCGACAAACGTCCACGTCTGTGAAACTTGCAATAAA CGTTACGCAAGGATCTCGCGACTCCGAGAGCACATCCGG AAGCGCCACGCCGCCGAAGACCGTTGGCTAGCAGGCGACGAGCCCGATGGAGACCTAAACAAGGCCATCGAGGACCCGCAAGACCGGTGGTATTCTTGTCCCGAgccgagctgcgcggctttTTTTTCCACC GCGAGCAACATGCGCGCGCACTACCGCGTGAAGCACCTTCGGTTGCGAGCTTTCAGCTGCGAAGTATGTGGGGCGTCTTTCGGCTTCAAGGCCGTTCTCAGGCGGCACCTGATCAAAATTCACGGCGTCCGCCCCCCGCGGTCCGGCGGCCCCTTGTCGCCCGCAGTGCCTCCGAGTGTCGCGCTGCCGGTTCGCGGTCCGGAGCAAGACTGTGCTTCGTGGAGCTTGCCCGAGGGGTGCCAGGCAAGTTTGCAGGCGCCGAGTTCGCacccgccgccctcttcttcggcccTGATCTCATCGCcagcttcttctgctgcttcgtggcctcctggcggcgccgcgcgaaccGCATCGCCGGACGAGGCGGGAATTCCGCCGCACCAGTCCTCAGGCGACGGAAGCCTCTTGGAGACCTgtggggcggcgcccgcaccGTCTCCCCCACAGCCTTCGATATGCTTCTCGGGCAACGCGAGAACAAGCTCTGGGGCTTCTAGTTTTTCTTCCGCACCGAGCCAGGGCGAGGAaaccggcgcggccgcggcgggcgagggggaAGGGCGCGAAGCAGTGGAAGGGCACGAGAGGGAAAGAGCTCGCCACCAGAGGTCCGCGAAAGGCCACCGcagggagaaaaagaggagagtTTTGCTGCCAGACTccgagcgcggagacacTTCTTCACATCAGGGTGAGGCGGCGGGATGGGTCGTCGACGCCGTGCAGGTGGGCCTGCTGTCATCCATGGGGTGA